From a region of the Cucumis sativus cultivar 9930 chromosome 6, Cucumber_9930_V3, whole genome shotgun sequence genome:
- the LOC101220907 gene encoding solute carrier family 35 member F1 has translation MRSFKNFCTKKTVIGLGLGQFLSLLITSTGFASSELAKRGINAPTSQSFINYVLLAIVYGSIVLYRKKALKAKWYFYIPLGLVDVEANYLVVKAYQYTSLTSVMLLDCWTIPCVMLLTWLFLKTKYRFRKIAGVVVCVAGLVMVIFSDVHAGDRAGGSSPLKGDALVIAGATLYAVTNVSEEFLVKNADRVELMAMLGIFGAIISAIQISIIERNELKAIRWTAKAAIPFTGFSVAMFLFYSFVPILLQISGSTMLNLSLLTSDMWSIVIRIVAYNEKVDWLYYLAFAAVIIGLIIYSVGEKEEEDQLQANVGDEEAEHEKRPYKECPSRNRVQGISASSSKI, from the exons ATGAGGAGTTTCAAGAATTTTTGCACGAAAAAGACCGTAATCGGTCTTGGGTTGGGacaatttctctctctccttatCACTTCCACTGGTTTTGCATCCTCTGAACTTGCTAAAAGAG GAATTAATGCACCAACATCACAGTCCTTCATAAACTATGTCCTCTTGGCAATTGTCTATGGAAGTATAGTGCTCTACCGTAAGAAAGCACTCAAG gCAAAATGGTACTTCTACATACCACTAGGATTGGTAGATGTAGAAGCCAACTACCTTG TTGTGAAGGCCTATCAGTACACATCTCTAACAAGTGTCATGCTGCTGGATTGTTGGACAATCCCTTGTGTTATGCTGCTAACCTGGCTTTTCCTGAAAACAAAATACCGATTCAGGAAAATAGCTGGTGTTGTTGTTTGTGTTGCCGGCCTTGTCATGGTCATCTTTTCTGATGTTCATGCTGGTGATCGAGCTG GAGGCAGCAGCCCACTTAAGGGGGATGCTCTCGTCATAGCTGGTGCTACCCTTTACGCTGTTACTAATGTCAGCGAG GAATTTCTGGTGAAGAATGCTGACAGAGTGGAGCTAATGGCTATGTTAGGTATCTTTGGTGCCATCATCAGTGCAATCCAGAT AAGCATAATTGAGCGCAATGAGTTGAAAGCCATTCGATGGACAGCCAAAGCA GCAATTCCTTTTACTGGATTTTCTGTGGCTATGTTTCTGTTCTACTCGTTTGTCCCAATACTGCTTCAG ATTAGTGGATCCACAATGTTGAACCTGTCTCTACTAACCTCAGACATGTGGTCAATTGTGATTCGCATTGTTGCTTATAATGAAAAG GTTGATTGGCTTTACTACTTGGCCTTTGCTGCTGTTATCATTGGGCTCATTATTTATTCAGT GggtgagaaagaagaagaagatcaacTTCAAGCTAATGTTGGTGACGAAGAAGCCGAGCATGAAAAACGTCCATACAAGGAATGCCCATCAAGAAACCGGGTACAAGGAATATCAGCCAGCAGTTCAAAGATCTAG
- the LOC101206518 gene encoding pentatricopeptide repeat-containing protein At1g06710, mitochondrial: protein MSRRGLKSLHFLSFSFISSPIRSNSFFSSNPFPIYSHSSPFAHFSTSSPDDLPGLVDPDQSLSSDTSRVQCFSPQEVSLLRDSLLDSHADSCSSHRTLQTVKISNEAFLILDAVRNCDDGFGEKTHIVLRQFRQKLNPDLVVEILSFLKSPELCVKFFLWAGRQIGYDHTPAVYIALLDVFERGSYDRVPEEFLREIRGDDKEVLGKLLNVLIRKCCRNGLWNVALEELGRLKDFGYKPTRMTYNALVQVFLRADKLDTAQLVHREMSELGLSMDEFTLGFFAQALCKVGKWREALSLIEKEDFVPNTILYNKMISGLCEASFFEEAMDFLNRMRSTSCIPNVQTYRILLCGCLNKKQLGRCKRILSMMIAEGCYPSYTIFNSLVHAYCKSDDFSYAYKLLKKMEKCECKPGYVVYNILIGSICSGGELPGPVTFELAEKAYNEMLSAGTVLNKVNVVSFARCLCGFGKFEKAYKVIHEMMGNGFVPDTSTYSEVIGFLCNASRVENAFFLFKEMKGTGVVPDVYTYTILIDCFSKAGIIKQAHNWLDEMVRDGCEPTVVTYTTLIHAYLKAKKVSVANELFELMIAKGCFPNVITYTALIDGYCKSGNIEKACQIYARMRGDADIPDVDMYFKIKNNVAEKPNVVTYGALVDGLCKAHKVKDARDLLETMFVDGCEPNTIVYDALIDGFCKAAKLDEAQEVFHKMVEHGYNPNVYTYSSLIDRLFKDKRLDLVLKVLSKMLENSCAPNIVIYTEMIDGLSKVAKTDEAYKLMLMMEEKGCKPNVVTYTAMIDGFGKAGKVDKCLELFREMGSKGCAPNFVTYTVLINHCCATGHLDEAYALLEEMKQTYWPKHVSSYCKVIEGYKREFILSLGLLEEVEKNGSAPIILLYKVLIDNFVKAGRLEVALELHKEVISASMSMAAKKNLYTSLIYSFSYASKIGHAFELFYDMIRDGVIPDLGTFVHLLMGLIRVRRWEEALQLSDSLCQMDINWLRREDKP from the exons ATGAGCAGAAGGGGGCTGAAatctctccattttctctcattctccttcatttcttctccaattcGATCCAActccttcttctcttcaaaCCCATTTCCCATTTACTCTCATTCCTCCCCCTTTGCCCACTTTTCCACTTCTTCTCCGGACGATCTCCCAGGTTTGGTTGATCCCGATCAGTCGCTTTCGTCTGACACTTCCCGTGTCCAGTGCTTTTCGCCCCAAGAAGTCTCGCTTCTGCGTGATTCCTTGTTGGATTCTCATGCTGACTCTTGTTCTTCACACCGGACGCTTCAGACTGTTAAGATTTCAAACGAGGCCTTTTTGATACTAGATGCAGTTCGCAATTGTGATGATGGGTTCGGGGAAAAAACCCATATTGTACTTAGGCAGTTCAGGCAGAAGTTGAATCCTGATTTAGTGGTTgagattttgagttttttgaAAAGTCCTGAACTGTGTGTCAAGTTCTTTTTGTGGGCTGGTCGACAAATTGGTTATGATCATACTCCGGCTGTGTACATCGCGTTGTTAGATGTTTTTGAGCGTGGTAGTTATGATCGAGTACCGGAGGAGTTTCTTAGGGAAATTAGGGGTGATGATAAAGAGGTGCTTGGAAAGTTGCTTAATGTGTTGATTAGAAAGTGTTGCCGAAATGGGTTGTGGAATGTAGCATTGGAAGAGCTCGGGAGGCTTAAGGACTTTGGGTACAAGCCTACCCGAATGACTTATAATGCTTTAGTTCAAGTCTTTCTCAGGGCGGATAAGTTGGACACTGCTCAATTGGTTCATAGAGAGATGTCAGAATTAGGATTGAGTATGGATGAGTTTACTCTTGGTTTTTTTGCTCAAGCTCTCTGCAAAGTGGGCAAATGGAGAGAGGCTCTCTcattaattgaaaaagaagattttgtCCCTAATACGATTCTTTATAATAAGATGATATCTGGACTGTGTGAAGCTTCGTTTTTTGAAGAAGCAATGGATTTTTTGAACAGGATGCGGTCTACTTCTTGCATCCCTAATGTTCAGACTTATAGGATACTGCTTTGTggttgtttaaataaaaaacagttGGGTCGATGTAAAAGAATTCTAAGCATGATGATTGCAGAAGGCTGTTATCCTAGTTATACGATATTTAATTCTCTTGTTCATGCTTATTGCAAATCAGATGATTTTTCATATGCTTATAAGTTGcttaagaaaatggaaaaatgtgAATGCAAGCCTGGCTATGTGGTTTACAACATCTTAATTGGCAGTATTTGTAGTGGTGGAGAATTACCTGGGCCAGTTACATTTGAGTTGGCTGAGAAAGCTTACAATGAGATGCTTTCTGCTGGAACCGTCTTAAATAAGGTCAACGTTGTAAGCTTTGCTCGATGCCTTTGTGGCTTTGGGAAATTTGAGAAAGCTTATAAAGTAATCCATGAAATGATGGGTAATGGTTTCGTCCCTGATACTTCTACATATTCTGAAGTGATAGGTTTTCTATGTAATGCATCCAGGGTAGAAAatgccttttttctttttaaagaaatgaaagggaCTGGTGTGGTTCCTGATGTTTATACATAcacaattttaattgattgtttttctaAAGCTGGCATCATTAAACAAGCTCACAATTGGCTAGATGAAATGGTAAGAGATGGCTGTGAACCTACTGTGGTGACTTATACAACCCTTATCCATGCATATCTTAAGGCTAAGAAAGTTTCTGTTGCTAATGAACTTTTTGAGTTAATGATAGCCAAGGGTTGTTTTCCTAATGTCATTACATATACAGCTTTAATTGATGGCTATTGTAAATCAGGGAATATAGAAAAAGCTTGCCAGATTTATGCAAGAATGAGAGGTGATGCAGACATTCCTGATGTAgatatgtattttaaaataaaaaataatgtggCTGAAAAGCCAAATGTTGTTACGTATGGAGCTTTGGTGGATGGTTTATGCAAGGCCCATAAAGTCAAAGATGCCCGTGACTTGTTGGAGACCATGTTTGTGGATGGCTGTGAACCAAACACCATTGTATATGATGCACTAATTGATGGATTTTGTAAGGCTGCAAAGTTGGATGAAGCACAAGAGGTGTTTCATAAGATGGTAGAGCATGGGTATAATCCCAATGTCTATACTTATAGCTCTCTTATTGATAGACTATTCAAGGATAAACGTTTAGATCTTGTTTTGAAGGTGTTATCCAAAATGTTAGAGAATTCTTGTGCTCCAAACATTGTTATCTACACAGAGATGATTGATGGCCTTTCTAAAGTAGCAAAGACAGATGAAGCTTATAAGCTTATGTTGATGATGGAAGAGAAGGGATGTAAACCAAATGTTGTGACCTACACTGCAATGATTGATGGCTTTGGGAAAGCTGGTAAAGTTGACAAATGCCTTGAGCTTTTCAGGGAAATGGGCTCAAAAGGCTGTGCTCCAAATTTTGTCACCTACACAGTGTTGATCAACCATTGTTGTGCTACTGGCCATTTAGATGAGGCCTATGCACTGTTGGAAGAAATGAAACAGACATACTGGCCAAAACATGTATCGAGCTACTGTAAAGTTATTGAAGGCTATAAACGGGAGTTCATTCTCTCACTTGGGCTCTTAGAGGAAGTTGAGAAGAATGGTTCTGCACCAATTATTCTTCTATACAAGGTTTTGATTGATAACTTTGTTAAGGCAGGAAGACTGGAAGTGGCACTGGAGCTCCACAAAGAGGTTATATCAGCTTCCATGTCTATGGCTGCAAAGAAAAATCTGTATACAAGTTTGATTTACAGCTTTTCTTATGCAAGTAAGATTGGTCACGCGTTTGAGTTATTTTATGATATGATAAGAGATGGTGTTATACCAGATCTTGGTACGTTTGTCCACCTTCTTATGGGGCTTATCAGAGTTAGAAGGTGGGAAGAAGCACTTCAGCTGTCGGATAGCCTATGTCAAATG GATATCAATTGGTTGCGACGAGAAGACAAGCCTTGA